In Halichondria panicea chromosome 13, odHalPani1.1, whole genome shotgun sequence, one genomic interval encodes:
- the LOC135346446 gene encoding uncharacterized protein LOC135346446, which translates to MSCARGGFPSIRHNEIRDLTSWAEPVCNNVCTEPELQPVSQEALRGASANRQDGARLDIAANGFWGETFERTYFDVRVFNPLAPSNRHTQLSSAYSKHERIKKRAYEQRIREIEHATFTPLVLSATGGLGNEANTFYKRLASLLATKWNNPYSSTMCWLRCRLSFSLLRSSIMSIRGARSSCGHAALTPTAVDLVNSECNITIFPYSFFTYFEPSKKKKEKKKGKKKH; encoded by the exons ATGTCCTGTGCTAGGGGAGGATTCCCCTCAATCAGGCACAACGAGATCAGGGACCTaactagctgggcggagcccg TGTGCAATAATGTTTGTACAGAGCCAGAATTACAACCTGTGTCACAGGAAGCTCTGAGAGGTGCCTCAGCCAACCGCCAGGATGGAGCACGGCTAGATATAGCAGCCAACGGTTTTTGGGGAGAAACATTTGAAAGAACTTACTTTGACGTTAGAGTATTTAACCCCCTTGCCCCGTCCAACAGACATACCCAACTCTCTTCCGCATACAGTAAGCATGAAAGGATAAAAAAGCGGGCCTATGAACAAAGAATAAGAGAGATCGAACATGCCACCTTTACACCACTTGTACTTTCTGCCACAGGGGGGCTAGGTAATGAGGCCAACACATTTTACAAAAGACTGGCATCACTTCTGGCAACCAAATGGAACAATCCCTACAGTAGTACTATGTGCTGGCTAAGATGCCGACTATCTTTCTCTCTCCTCCGATCATCAATCATGTCCATTAGAGGAGCAAGGTCCTCATGTGGGCACGCAGCGTTAACCCCAACAGCCGTGGACCTGGTTAACTCTGAATGTAACATTACTATTTTCCCTTACTCTTTTTTCACTTACTTTGAACcttcaaaaaaaaaaaaagaaaaaaaaaaaggaaaaaaaaaacattga
- the LOC135346273 gene encoding 3-oxoacyl-[acyl-carrier-protein] synthase, mitochondrial-like — protein sequence MLTQLRRRVVITGMGIASPLGCGVSHVWKKLLAGESGITRLPQTDEFKKIPCKIAGVVPVHELNIDKCLTPAEARTMSKDSIHAIAVTEQALKDANWWPHLQTEESRFRTGVNIANVGTGMVFMISQNYDYVRAGDIRKIKPHFIPMCLPNLGAGNVSIHFKLQGPNLCIASACAAASHAIGVSTNTISRGDADVMVTGGVELMLHPLILAGLTRAKALCTKFNEEPLKASRPFDSRRAGYVPSEGTAVLILEELEHARSREAKIYAEILGYGMSGDGFHATSPPVDGNGAQRAMKAAMKDAGVQPEDVTHINAHATSTPLGDRAENFAIKQVFKEHAQNLLVYSAKGALGHTQGAAGAVESVITAMSISEGLVPPNLNLEVKESEFDLNYPTGQPSQWAVEKGKRRIALSNSFGFGGANGVVCIAEFVP from the coding sequence ATGTTGACCCAGCTAAGAAGACGAGTAGTGATCACTGGGATGGGCATTGCTAGTCCTTTGGGATGTGGTGTCAGCCATGTGTGGAAGAAACTGCTTGCTGGAGAATCAGGAATAACCCGGCTCCCCCAAACCGATGAATTCAAGAAAATTCCGTGCAAAATAGCTGGTGTTGTGCCAGTACATGAATTGAATATCGATAAGTGTCTGACACCGGCTGAAGCGAGGACAATGTCAAAAGATTCGATACATGCCATTGCAGTTACAGAACAAGCTCTCAAGGATGCTAACTGGTGGCCACATTTGCAAACTGAAGAAAGCCGTTTTCGAACAGGGGTCAACATAGCAAATGTAGGAACGGGGATGGTTTTCATGATATCACAGAATTATGATTATGTGAGAGCTGGAGATATACGGAAGATCAAACCACACTTTATACCTATGTGTTTGCCGAACCTAGGTGCCGGCAATGTGAGTATTCATTTCAAACTTCAAGGACCTAACCTTTGCATAGCCTCCGCCTGTGCTGCCGCATCCCATGCGATTGGAGTGTCAACAAATACGATATCAAGGGGAGATGCTGACGTCATGGTAACTGGAGGGGTTGAATTAATGTTACACCCTCTAATCTTAGCTGGGCTTACTCGTGCGAAAGCTCTCTGTACCAAGTTTAATGAAGAGCCTCTTAAAGCATCTCGACCTTTTGACTCGAGGAGAGCTGGCTATGTGCCTAGTGAGGGGACTGCAGTCCTCATTTTGGAAGAATTGGAACATGCAAGAAGCAGAGAAGCTAAAATTTATGCTGAGATATTAGGCTATGGGATGTCAGGAGATGGCTTTCACGCCACATCTCCCCCTGTTGATGGAAATGGTGCACAGAGAGCAATGAAAGCAGCCATGAAGGATGCCGGTGTTCAACCAGAGGACGTAACACACATCAATGCTCATGCAACCTCAACACCCCTTGGAGACAGAGCCGAGAACTTTGCAATCAAACAAGTCTTCAAAGAACATGCACAGAATCTTCTTGTGTATTCAGCCAAAGGAGCTTTAGGCCACACCCAAGGAGCTGCTGGTGCAGTGGAGTCTGTGATCACCGCCATGTCCATCAGCGAAGGACTCGTTCCCCCTAACTTGAACCTAGAAGTGAAAGAGTCTGAGTTTGACCTCAACTATCCAACGGGACAGCCATCACAGTGGGCAGTGGAAAAAGGAAAGAGAAGAATTGCACTCAGTAATTCATTTGGGTTTGGTGGAGCTAATGGTGTTGTGTGCATAGCAGAATTCGTtccataa